The sequence below is a genomic window from Rudanella lutea DSM 19387.
CTGGTGTCCGAAGAAACGAGCCAGACTGAGCGGCTGAACGTGGACAAAATCGACGTAACCAGCAAAGACAATGGCGGCTGGCGTGAAGAGATTCCGGGCCTGAAGTCGGGGGAAAACACGTTCGAGGTACTGGTTGACCGGGCTACCTCGGCGGGCAAAATCAACTACTCGGCTCTGCGGGCCATGCTACTGTCGCGTGAGATCAAGAACTGGCGTATCCGCATTGATGCCACGCAGGATATTGGCGTGACCTTCAAGGGTTTTTTGACCTCGTGCGAGACGACCGCCGAAATGGAAAACGCTTACCGGGCTTCACTGGGTCTGTCAATCACCACGCAGCCAGTAGAGGGCAACCTGACGGCCTAATTCGTTCTAAACCGGGGGTTTTTGGCTGATTCGTACGGATTTGCCGGAAACCCTTTTTCGTATCTCACTATGAACAACATCGTACAGGCCGGGTCGCATACCCTCGCCTACAACGTATTAGCAATCCGGCATTTTGCGCGGGCTTTTAACCTCTCCACCGACCCCGCCCAAATCATGCGGTTTGTGTCGGCACTCCACCCCGATGAGTACATGATTGAACTGGTACGTGCGGGATTGGAGGGCTACGCGAAGACTCAGAACAAGGCCGCTACCTATACTGAGTGGCAGATTGTGGAAATCATCGACGCAGGAACACCAGGGCAGGGCGTAGAGATTTTCGACGCCTTTGTGGGATCGCTGTATCGGAAAACAACGGAGGAGGCCCGGCGCATCCGGCTGGAAATGGAAGCGGCATTAGCTGCCAATCCAGAGCCTACCCAAGAAACGGAGCCAGACCCAAACGCCGAACCCCAGTCTGGCCCAGCTGGGGAGAATTAGAGGAGAAGGCATTTCGGGTGGGCCTGCTGCCGGATCAATTCTACACAATGGGCTACGGGCAGGCTATCGCCTATATCATCGCCCGGCAGGAGGTCGCACACGAGGACTGGGTGTCGATGATGAAAGGGGTCCGGATTCTGGCAACTGAAATCTACAATCAGGACCGCAAGCGACGCATAAAACCCGAGCAGTACATGAGCCTGCCCGGTGAGGAAAGTCCGTCGGTAAAGCGGGCCAAATCACGTCAGGACATGACGCCTGAGGAAAAACGAGAAGCCCTCCGGCAGTTTGCAGCCGGGCTGGCATATACCAACACGACAACGTAATTAGCTATGGATGCCCGCAGTCTATCAGTAGCATTAGGACTCGACGACCGGCCCTTTGCGCAGGGTCTTAACCGGGCCTCGCAAAACCTGTCTGGGTGGGCAGGCCGGATGCAGCAGACCGGCAGTCGGGCGCTCGGCCAGTTGTCGGGCAACATGAACCGGGTCGGCCGAGACGCCCGCAATATGGGTTCACAACT
It includes:
- a CDS encoding phage tail tube protein, with translation MAEKLNGTLVRLEVESVTPGTWLLVSEETSQTERLNVDKIDVTSKDNGGWREEIPGLKSGENTFEVLVDRATSAGKINYSALRAMLLSREIKNWRIRIDATQDIGVTFKGFLTSCETTAEMENAYRASLGLSITTQPVEGNLTA